TAAGATCGACACGGGCATGCACCGGCAGGGCTTCTACCCCGCCGACCTGCCCAAGGCTTGGGCCAAGATCCGCAAGGCCCGGCTCCAGTCCGGACTGGCCGGCGTCTACACGCACTTCATGGCCGCCAAGGACCCCGGGTATCCGGGCTCGGCCCGGGCCCAATATGACGAATTCCGGAAAGCCCTGGCTTTTCTGAAAACCGCCCCCGGCCGACCGGCGCACGTGGTCTCGCACTGCGCGGCCAGCGGCGCGGCGTTGCTCGACCGACGCTACCATCTCGACGCGGTCCGCTTCGGGATTTGCCTCTACGGGCTGTGGCCGTCCAAGGAGCTCGAGATGCGGTTCGGCGGCGAGATGCAATTCCGCCCCGTCTTGTCGTGGCGGAGCATCGTCTCCGAGATCAAGCCCGCCCGCAAGGGGTCCTTCGTCGGCTACGACATGACCGAGCGGCTGGATCGCAACTCGAAGCTGGCCATCATCCCGATCGGCTACTGGCACGGCTACGACCGCGGCCTGTCCGGGAACGGCGAAGTCCTGATCAACGGCCGGCGGGCGCGGGTCCGGGGCCGGATCTCAATGGACATGATCATCGTGGACGTCACCGATGCCCCTTGCAAAGTCGGGGACATAGCGACTTTAATCGGCACAGACGGAAAACATACCGTCACCGCAGCCGAGCTCGGTGTGCGGATCGGCACGACGGCCTATGAGATGCTGACTAGGATCAACCCGCTGGTCAAAAGAATCGTTCTCTGACGCCGGCTAAATCAACCGCGCCAAGATCGCGTTCGAGACGAGCAGGCGCTCCTCGGGAATCCAAATCCGGCTCCCCTCGCCGGCCAACAAGCCGTCTTCTTTGAGCCGTGCGATCGCCGCGCCCGTCGTCGCAGCGAAATCGATGCCGAACCGGCGCTCCAGGGCCGCCAAGTCCACTCCCTCGACCAGCCGCAATCCGGCCGCCATGGCTTCGCGGGCTGACGCCTCTGGCTCGAGCCGAACAATCTCCCGACGCGGATCGCACCCTGCCTCCAGTCCGGCCAGCCAATCCTCCAGCCGATCCGCATTCGTCCATCGTTCGGCCCCGATATGGGACGCGGCCGAAGGACCCAAGCCGAGAAAGGGCTCGTAGCGCCAGTACTTGAGGTTGTGGCGGCATTCGAACCCGGGACGGGCGAAATTCGAGATTTCATATCGACGCAGGCCGAGCGAAGCCAGGCCCCGAGCCAGAAATTCGAAGGCGTCCGCCGCGGCGTCGTCCTCGACCGGGTGCTCCCGCAGGATCGCTTCGAACGGAAGCCCTTCCACGTTTTCAAGCAGATAGACCGAGACGTGATCAGGCCGCAAGCGCGAGACGGCCTCGAGCGTCTTCTCCAGGCCGGCTTGGGCCTCCCCGGGCGCGCCGGCCATCAAATCCAGGCCGAGGGAGAATCCGCTCGAATCCGCGGCTTGGGCAACGTATCGCTCGGCCTCGGCCGCGGTCGCCTCCCGGCCGAGGACTCCGAGGACGGCATCGTCGAAGGATTGGACGCCGACGCTCAAGCGCGTGACACCGGCCCGGGACAAGCCGGAGAACGATCCCGGCCCGATTCTGGTCGAGGGATTAGCCTCCAGGGTGAACTCGAGCGGTTCGAGCCGCAGGCGCTCGCGAAGGCCGTCGATGAGCGGGACCAATTCGTCGGGATCGATAAGCGACGGCGTCCCGCCTCCGAAATACAGCGTGTCGAAGCGCAGGCCGAGCCCTGCGGCGGCCTCGGCTTCTTTGAGGACGCCGGCGGCCCAAGCCAGAGCGCTTCCCCGGTCATAGGAACGGCTGGCGAAATGGCAGTAGGGGCATTTCGCCCGGCAAAAAGGGAAATGGACGTAGAGGCCTGCTTTTTCCATGAGCATTCCCCCGACGGTCATGCCGTGCCGCTTCAGCAACCCGGAGACGGGAGAGAATCTATTATCGCCCCGCCGTCAAGAAAAAGGAAGAAATCGCATCGCCGCTAGTCTAAAATACGCCTACCGGTTCATCGTCCGTTCATGCGACCTCGCATATTTAACGCCAAGGGTGAAAGCGTGAAAAGAGCCCATGCGAGCCTGATTCTTTTAAGCCTCCTCCTGGCCGCCGGCGCCGGCTGTGTCCGTTACACGCCGCGTCCGGTCACGGCGGCAGCGGTCCTGGATGATTTCGAAGCCCGCCGTCTGAATTCGCCCGAATTCGTCGCCTTCCTTAAAATGAACGCGGACCGGGACTGGCCGCCGGCGGCCTGGGACCTGACCGCCTTGACCCTGGCGGCGTTCTACTATCACCCCGACCTGGACGTGGCCCGGGCCCAATGGGCCACGGCCCAAGCCGGCCGGATCACGGCCGGCGAACGTCCCAACCCGACCGGCAGCATCCTGATGGGCTACAACTCCACATCCCCCACTTCCGAGGTCACGCCCTGGATCCCCGAGGCCGCCCTGGAGATCCCGATCGAGACGGCCGGCAAGCGCGGCTATCGCATCGCCCAGGCCAAGAATCTGTCGGAGGCCGCCCGCCTCAACATCCTGTCCGCCGCCTGGGAAGTCCGCAGCCGCCTCCGCCAGGCCTATCTCGAGCTCTACTCGGCCCGCGAGACGGAAGCCCTCCTCGGGCGCCTGCGGGAGGCCCAGGCGGAAAACGTCCGCATCCTGGAGGCCCAGCTTGCCATAGGTGAAGCCTCGCCCTCCGACGTCACCCAGGCCCGCATGGCCTTGGCTTCCAGCCGGCTGGCCGCCCTAGATGCGGCCCAGCAGAGCGCCCAAGCCCGGGTCAAGCTGGCCGATGCGATCGGCGTTCCGGCCGCGGCGCTGGACGGCGCTCCCCTGTCCTTCGACAGCCTGCTCCGCCCGGCCGCCGACCTCCCCGCCGTCGAGATCCGCCGCCGGGCCCTGGTGAACCGGGCCGACATCCTCTCCGCCCTGGCCGAATACGCGGCCGAAGATTCCGCCCTGCGGCTGGAGATCGCCAAGCAATATCCCGACTTGAGCCTCGGTCCCGGCTTCCAATTGGATCAAACGGACGCCAAGTGGTCGCTGGGCCTATCCCTCGTCCTGCCCCTGCTCAACCGCAACAAAGGCCCGATCGCGGAGGCCGAGGCGAAGCGGGCCGAAGCGGCCGCCCGCTTCCAGGCCCTGCAGGCCAAAGTGCTGGGGGAGATCGAAAGCGCGGCCGCCGCGGCCCGCCTGGCCGGGGAGAAGGCCAAGGCCGCCGACGACCTGTGGCGGAACCTGCAGAAGAGCGAGGCCTCGACCGCCGCCCGCTACCAGTTGGGGGAGATCTCCAAGCTCGAGCTCATCGGGTTACGGATCGAGCTGGCCGCCGGCGAGCTGGCCCGGCTGGAGGCGCGGATCAAGGCCCGGCAGGCGGCCGGGGAGCTCGAAGACGCTGTGCAAAGCCCGCTCGACGGCGACGGCTGGGTTCTGAAAACACCGGACCGGCCCGCCGGCCCGGTCAAGGAGCGCAAGGATGAATAAACGACGGACCTGGACCGCCCTTATTCTATTGATCGCGGCCGGACTGGTTGTGGTCTTCCTGATCACGAAAGCCAAGTCCGGCGGCGCCGCAGAAGGCGAAGTCGTGGAGGCTGATGTCGCCGTCCACCTCGGGACCATCCAGCCCGCCACCCTCCACCTCTTGATCACCGCTTTCGGCAAGGTCGAGCCCGAGCCGGCCATGGCCGGCCGCATTCCCGCCGACTCCGAGATCGCCTCGCCGACGGCCGGGATCGTGGCCCGCGTCGAGTGCGTCGAAGGCCAGCGGATCAATCGAGGCGCGGTCCTCTTCCGCCTGGATGGCCGGGTGGCCGAAGTGGCCCTGGAGAAAGCCAAGAAGGCCCTGGCCTTCGCCGAGGACAATTTCGAGCGCCAGAAGAAGCTCCTGCCGGTTGAGGGGACATCGAAAAAAAGCTACCTCGAGGCCGAACAGCAGCTCAACGCGGCTCGGGGCGATCTGCGCGCCGCCGAGACCGGCCTGGCCCTGCTGGCCGTGACCGCGCCGCTTGCCGGCACCGTCGTCAAGATCAACTCCGAGCCGGGCGAGGCCGTCGAGGCCAACACCGTGCTGGCGGTCATCATCGACCTCGACCGGCTGGTGGCCGCGGTCCGAGTCCCCAGCGCGGAAGCGGTCGGCCTCAAAGCCGGACAACCCGTCCGTTTTGAAAACAGCAACGCCGCCGGCGCCGTGACCTACGTCGGCGCCCAGGTCGACGAAGCGACCGACACTCTGCCGGTGCGGATCTCGATCCCGGCCGGGGCCGGGTTCCGACCCGGTCAGTTCCTGAGCGTCCATATCGTCAGCCAGGAGAAGGCCGGATGCCTGGCTGTGCCCGAAGCCGCCGTCATCGCCGATGCTGTGGGCAGCGGGGCCGGGACGATCGTCCTCATCCAGGGCGACAAGGCCGTCCGCAAGCCGGTCAAGCTCGGCCTGCGCGAAGGCGGCCTGATCGAGGTCGAGGGCGAAGGCCTCAAGGCCGGTCTGGCCATCGTCACCGAGGACGCCTACGCGGTCCCGGACGGGGTCAAGATCCATCCCGTCGAAGCCGCGGCCAAGGCAGGCAAATAGCCCGTCATGAATACAAAGACGGCCCTTGGGCAATTCGCCACCCGGCATTCCCTGTCGATCGCCTTCATCTGCCTGGCCCTCTGCCTGGCCGGGGCCTTCACGGCCCTGAACATCTCCTCGTCGGTCTTCCCCCAGACGAACTTCCCGCGCGTCGTCGTGCTCGTCGATAACGGCGTCATGCCCGCCGATGAGATGATGGCCACGATCACCCGCCCGATCGAAGAGGCCATGAAGGACATCCGCGGCGTGGTCACGGTCCGCTCGGCCACGGGGCGCGGAGCGGCCGAGATCAGCGTTTTCTTCACCTGGAACGTCCCGATGATCGAATCGGAGCTCTATGTCCTCAGCCGCTTGTCCCAGATCCGAAGCACTTTGCCGGCGACGGCCGAAACCTCGGTCTTCCGCCTGACCTTCTCGGCCTTCCCCATCATCGGAGTCAGCCTGACCAGCCCGGTCCGCTCGATCACCGAGCTTTGGGAGGCGGCGCGCTACAATCTCAAGCTACGCTTCCTGCGGATTTCCGGGGTCGCCCGAGTCGACCTCGTCGGCGGGCGCAGCCCCGAATACCATGTCATCGTCGACCCGGTCCGGCTGGGCGCGGCGGGGCTTTCGTGGCCCGAAGTCACCGAAGCCCTGATCCGGAACAATTTCGTGGCTTCGGCCGGGATGCACGAGGAGAACCATACGCTTTATTTGACGGTGGTCGACGGGCGCGTCCATTCGATCCCGGACATCGAAAACTTCGTCGTCCGCTCGGCCGCGGGCCATCCCGTCCGGATCAAGGATTTCGCCCGTGTCGAGCGGGGGCCGGAGCCCGTGTTCAACGTGGTCACCGCCGACGGTGAGAACGCCGTTCTGCTCAACGTCCGCAGCCAGCCCGACGGCAGCACCCTGGAGATCGCCAAGCGGCTGCGGGAGGAGCTCAAAACCTTAAAAACCGAGCTTCCATCCGACATGAAGCTGGCCTTCTTCTATGATCAATCCGAGATCGTCCGTTCCTCGGTCGCCAGCGTCTGGGAGGCGATTCTCTTCGGCCTGGCCCTATCCGTGTTCATCCTCTATGCCTTCCTCAAGAACTGGGGCACGACCCTGGTGGCGACGCTGGTCATCCCGGTCACCGTTCTGATCACGCTTCTGTCGATGAAGATCACCGGGCTGACCTTCAACCTGATGACGCTGGGCGGCATCGCCGCGGCCATCGGCCTGGTCATCGACGACGCCATCGTCGTGGTCGAGTCCATCCACGCCAAGCGGACATCCGGGAAATCCCGGTTGGAAGCCGTCCAAGAAGGGCTCGGGGAAATCATCCATCCCTTGATCGGCTCGACCCTGACCCCCGTCGTCGTTTTCATCCCCCTGGCTTTTCTCGACGGGATCACCGGCGTCTTCTTTCGCGCCCTAGCCCTGACCATGGTCGTCTCCCTGCTGATGTCCCTGGTTCTTGCCGTGACCCTGACGCCCTCGCTGGCGGCCTGGCTCATCCGGCCGGGCCGGAAGGAGAGCCGAGTCCCGGCCGGAGAGCTGGGCGGCCCCTGGCTCTCCCGCGTCATCCGCGTCTACGAGGCGGGCGTCCGCTGGGCCTTGCGGCACGCCTGGCCGACCATGGCCGTATGCGGCTTCGTCTTTCTGGCCGGGGTTTTTATTTATAACCGGCTCGACAGCGAATTCCTGCCACCGATGGACGAAGGCGGTTTCGTCATCGATTACTTCACGCCCCCGGGAACGAGCCTGGCGGAAACGCATCGCCAGCTCCTGCAGGCAGAGACGATCCTACGGACGGTTCCCGAGCTGGAAAGCTATTCCCGCCGCACCGGGGCGCGGTTGGCGCTGTCCATCGCCGAGCCGAACACGGGCGATTTCCTGGTCAAGCTGAAGCGCGATCGGCGGAGAAAGACCGAAGACGTCATCTCCGATCTGCGCCGGCGATTCAACGCCCAGCTTCCCGGGATCAACTGGGAATTTCCGGGCATCTTGGGCGACCTCATCGGCGATCTGATGTGGGCGCCGCAACCGATCGAGATCAAGATCTTCTCCACCAATCCGGCCTTCCTCAAGCAAAAAGCGCCCGAGATCGCCGAATCCTTGGGCAAGATCAAGGGAGTCGTCGACGTTTTCGACGGACTTGTCTACACCGGGCCGACGATCAGCCTAAGGGTACGGTCCGTCGACGCATCCCGGTTCGGCCTGACCGCCGAAGACATCACGGCCGCCGCCGGCACGGCT
This portion of the Candidatus Aminicenantes bacterium genome encodes:
- a CDS encoding efflux RND transporter periplasmic adaptor subunit; protein product: MNKRRTWTALILLIAAGLVVVFLITKAKSGGAAEGEVVEADVAVHLGTIQPATLHLLITAFGKVEPEPAMAGRIPADSEIASPTAGIVARVECVEGQRINRGAVLFRLDGRVAEVALEKAKKALAFAEDNFERQKKLLPVEGTSKKSYLEAEQQLNAARGDLRAAETGLALLAVTAPLAGTVVKINSEPGEAVEANTVLAVIIDLDRLVAAVRVPSAEAVGLKAGQPVRFENSNAAGAVTYVGAQVDEATDTLPVRISIPAGAGFRPGQFLSVHIVSQEKAGCLAVPEAAVIADAVGSGAGTIVLIQGDKAVRKPVKLGLREGGLIEVEGEGLKAGLAIVTEDAYAVPDGVKIHPVEAAAKAGK
- a CDS encoding coproporphyrinogen-III oxidase family protein yields the protein MEKAGLYVHFPFCRAKCPYCHFASRSYDRGSALAWAAGVLKEAEAAAGLGLRFDTLYFGGGTPSLIDPDELVPLIDGLRERLRLEPLEFTLEANPSTRIGPGSFSGLSRAGVTRLSVGVQSFDDAVLGVLGREATAAEAERYVAQAADSSGFSLGLDLMAGAPGEAQAGLEKTLEAVSRLRPDHVSVYLLENVEGLPFEAILREHPVEDDAAADAFEFLARGLASLGLRRYEISNFARPGFECRHNLKYWRYEPFLGLGPSAASHIGAERWTNADRLEDWLAGLEAGCDPRREIVRLEPEASAREAMAAGLRLVEGVDLAALERRFGIDFAATTGAAIARLKEDGLLAGEGSRIWIPEERLLVSNAILARLI
- the alr gene encoding alanine racemase, yielding MPLDEIRYKTWVEIDPAAFRHNIRACRALLQPRTGLWLVCKSNAYGHGLVPLATMGQKLGADGFCVDSVVEGSRLRESGVTKPILVLGPTLPYLLPSAAEHALHLTVSGWEALDALAKAAKRPGYHLKIDTGMHRQGFYPADLPKAWAKIRKARLQSGLAGVYTHFMAAKDPGYPGSARAQYDEFRKALAFLKTAPGRPAHVVSHCAASGAALLDRRYHLDAVRFGICLYGLWPSKELEMRFGGEMQFRPVLSWRSIVSEIKPARKGSFVGYDMTERLDRNSKLAIIPIGYWHGYDRGLSGNGEVLINGRRARVRGRISMDMIIVDVTDAPCKVGDIATLIGTDGKHTVTAAELGVRIGTTAYEMLTRINPLVKRIVL
- a CDS encoding efflux RND transporter permease subunit, whose translation is MNTKTALGQFATRHSLSIAFICLALCLAGAFTALNISSSVFPQTNFPRVVVLVDNGVMPADEMMATITRPIEEAMKDIRGVVTVRSATGRGAAEISVFFTWNVPMIESELYVLSRLSQIRSTLPATAETSVFRLTFSAFPIIGVSLTSPVRSITELWEAARYNLKLRFLRISGVARVDLVGGRSPEYHVIVDPVRLGAAGLSWPEVTEALIRNNFVASAGMHEENHTLYLTVVDGRVHSIPDIENFVVRSAAGHPVRIKDFARVERGPEPVFNVVTADGENAVLLNVRSQPDGSTLEIAKRLREELKTLKTELPSDMKLAFFYDQSEIVRSSVASVWEAILFGLALSVFILYAFLKNWGTTLVATLVIPVTVLITLLSMKITGLTFNLMTLGGIAAAIGLVIDDAIVVVESIHAKRTSGKSRLEAVQEGLGEIIHPLIGSTLTPVVVFIPLAFLDGITGVFFRALALTMVVSLLMSLVLAVTLTPSLAAWLIRPGRKESRVPAGELGGPWLSRVIRVYEAGVRWALRHAWPTMAVCGFVFLAGVFIYNRLDSEFLPPMDEGGFVIDYFTPPGTSLAETHRQLLQAETILRTVPELESYSRRTGARLALSIAEPNTGDFLVKLKRDRRRKTEDVISDLRRRFNAQLPGINWEFPGILGDLIGDLMWAPQPIEIKIFSTNPAFLKQKAPEIAESLGKIKGVVDVFDGLVYTGPTISLRVRSVDASRFGLTAEDITAAAGTAMLGQTASSVLEGDRVVDIRVKADPKRIERVAGLRDLPIRTPGSGLIKLSQVVDVVEEPGQLELRREDSRQDVAVTARLEGRDMGSAMQEIQDTLSRDKTIPPGSIEYGGLYEQQQKSFKNLVLVLLMAIFLVFTVLLLEFGSFYEPLAIVFGAVLALFGTVLALWLTGTSLNVVSLLGAIIGIGIVAKNGILMLDFVKNLRAEGLGLAEALVRSGRRRLRPVLMTSLAAALGMLPLAYGIGSGADMLKPLAVAVIGALCISVVLSLVATPTVYFLFLRYRDKE
- a CDS encoding TolC family protein; the protein is MKRAHASLILLSLLLAAGAGCVRYTPRPVTAAAVLDDFEARRLNSPEFVAFLKMNADRDWPPAAWDLTALTLAAFYYHPDLDVARAQWATAQAGRITAGERPNPTGSILMGYNSTSPTSEVTPWIPEAALEIPIETAGKRGYRIAQAKNLSEAARLNILSAAWEVRSRLRQAYLELYSARETEALLGRLREAQAENVRILEAQLAIGEASPSDVTQARMALASSRLAALDAAQQSAQARVKLADAIGVPAAALDGAPLSFDSLLRPAADLPAVEIRRRALVNRADILSALAEYAAEDSALRLEIAKQYPDLSLGPGFQLDQTDAKWSLGLSLVLPLLNRNKGPIAEAEAKRAEAAARFQALQAKVLGEIESAAAAARLAGEKAKAADDLWRNLQKSEASTAARYQLGEISKLELIGLRIELAAGELARLEARIKARQAAGELEDAVQSPLDGDGWVLKTPDRPAGPVKERKDE